CACCATTTGAGCCCAGTAAACAAGCCATTTTTTTGATGTTAAAACTACTTTTTAAGGATTTAAAACTACCTTTTAAGGACGTAAAACTACTTTTTAAGGACGTAAAACTACTTTTTAAGGATTTAAAACTACTTTTTAAGGAAAAATTTACGATAGAAATTCATTAAAAACTACCTTTTAAGGGCGTAAAACTACTTTTTAAGGAAAAAGATTTATCTATAATAAAGATTAGTAGATTCAATCATATATTTTCTATTCCTTAGGAATTTATATTCCAGTAAAATCTGTGGAGATCTTAAAAAAGGCTGATTGGATAGTTTGGGTATTTTAAAATGAATAAAAATAAAATATATGTATACAATATAATTACATTGTATTTACAAAAAACATATATTATCATATAATGTATATATAGAACTAAAAGGAGTGATATTATGGCTCAAACAACAGTTAATGTTCGTATGGATGAAGAATTAAAAAAACAAGCAGAAGCTCTTTTTGCCGATTTTGGCATGAATATGACAACTGCATTCACTATTTTTGCCAAAGCAGTTGTAAGGGAGCGTAAAATACCTTTTGAAATCACTGCAAGTGATCCATTTTATAGTGAAAGTAATATGGCAAATTTGAAAAAATCCATAACTCAGCTTAATGAAGGAAAGGGTTTAGTAGAAGACATTCTTGAGGTAGATAATAAATAAAGTATGGTCTGATGAAGCTTTGGATGATTATATTTATTGGCAGTCACAGGATAGAAAGACATTAAAGAGAATTAGTCAACTAATTAAAGATATTGAACGTAATGCGTCTAAAGCTGGTGGATATAAAATTAGATTTGTAACCATCAGCTTTTTTTTTATGAAACTTTAAACCAAAGTTTCAGTTGAAGAATATCTAAAATTTTTATATTAAAACTACTTTTTAAGGATTTAAAACTACCTGTTTGAAGATTAGTAGTTTTAATGATATTATTTATTTAATAAGACTTAGGCAAAAGCAAAAAAATAATAGACCAATATGATTATCTATTATTTCCTTTCATGTGCCTAAACTGGAGGCTCATATGAATTCTGATATTAGTATAGTTGATGAAGAGAAAGCGGAAGATATTAGTGAGGTACTTTTTAAGAGTAATACGCTTATTAAAAGTAATATTAACATCACTAGCGTGGAATATAAGATTTTTAATAAGATTTTATATAAATGCCAAATTGAGAAAGAAAATGACAGCCAGTTAAGAGCTGTTTTAACAATTGATGAGCTAAGCAGCATTGTTAAGAATAAAAAAGAAAATACAGTGAAAGCACTAACTGAAAGCTTAGAAAAGTTTATAAAAATTCCTATCAGATTTGAAAAACAAAAAAGTTATGTGATTACAACACTTATTAACAAAGTTGTGGTAGATAAAGATACTCTTAAATTTAATTGTTACTTGGATAAAGATCTTTATGAGGTTTTAATGGGGTATAAGGAGCTTGGATATTCACCAATTAATTTAAAGATGATAAGACAGGCAAATGGTTATTATACTCAAAGGTTTTATGAGTTATTTAGAGTCTGGAGCGGGCATAATAAGGAAGTTACGCATACAATAGATCAGCTTAAAGAGTGGCTTATGATTGAGGAAGGCACATCTTATGACAGGTATTTTAACTTCAAAACTAAAGTTGTAGAGCCGGCATTAAAGGAAATAAACCAAAAGTTAAATATGAAAGTGTCTTATAAAGAAAATAAAGCAGGAAGATCAGTAAAAAGCTTAACTTTTATTGTTGAAGATTTAGAGCCTAGAATATATGATTTCAGTAAAGACAAGGCTATAAATAAGCAAATTTCAATTGACGAGTTGGCTTTAGAATTAGATGATAGCTCTTATGAAGAATCTTTGTTAAAAGATAAAAAGGAAACTTTAGATGCTACTGAATACTTAAAAAAATCAGGATTTACCATAGCAGATTCAACAATACATAGACTTAAGTTAAAATATGGTGAGGTTCTGGTTTATGATGGGGTATCTATAATGTGTAACAAATCAAAACAAGGAAAGATAACAGCACCAGTTAAGTATTTGACAGGAATACTTGAAAATTTAAATAATAAATCTTTAAATGACGAAGCAGATGATTCTAAAAAGCTACGGTTTAATAATTTTGAACCAAGGCAGTATGATTATGATGATCTGGAGAGAAAGCTGCTTGGATGGGATAAGTAAAGATTAAATCCATAAGGAAATCTATTAAATTAGGTTTCCTTTTTTGGTGTTTAAGATTAAATACTATCATTCATAAAGTTTTTTGAAATTTAAGCATATTTCCCAAGCAGAATATAATAAGGGAACTAACAGAACAGATAAGTTAAACCTTTTAGATTCAATAAATTCAATCGTTAATGAAATAAAAAATAAATTTAATTAAATTTAGGTTTACAAAATTCATAGAAATATTCTTTTAGTAAGTGTAAAGCAAATGAGTTAGCTAACCTCAAACAGCTTAATAAAATTTAATTAATTAAGGAGACGATATTATGTCAAATACAAAAACTGTATATACTTTTATACCAAAATCAGAATTTGAAGCAAGATTTGGAACTGTAGCTGAAATTGATGCGGTTGTAAATTCTCATAACGCTACTAAAATAAACGCAGTTGTGTCCCTATTTGCTGCTCTTGTAAAAAAGAGTGTTCCTGGAGCTTTAGCTGTTAGTACTATACAAGGTGCTGTAGCAGCCGTATATGATGATTTACAGGCAACTATAGCAAAGTATAATTCTAAGTACCCTGATTGGTGCGTAGTAATAGAAACAACTCTAGGCTGTTCAGGTTGGGGTACTGGTAGTCCAAATTCTTCTGGTGGATATCTTACTTATGATAGAATAGTTTCTTCTAGTGGTTATGTTGAAGTTGGAGAATATTAAAATTATTTTAAAAGTTTATTTTCAACATAATTAATATATATAAAAAACAAGATTATAGTATTTATGACTATTCTCTTGTTTTTTTATATTTTTATTGTATTTAACTTGAATATTACTTAAGCCAACTTTCCTATTATAAGCCTATAAACCATTGAAATTACTAGGTTTTATTCTTTTCTGATCACTATAAGATAAATTAAGGATTAGAAGAGTTTCGCAGAAAAGTTTGGCTAATGTACGTAACAATCTCAATAATAAAAAAGGATTTTCATATACTATGTTTAATTAATATATTTATAATAATAATCAGTAATATTAAGAGAAAGGACCATTGTATGTTTGAATATATTGATTTCTTATTAAAATATTTATTTGGAGTATTATTCCTTATATTTGCTATAATGGGTATTAGCTGTTACTTTAATATATTTACAAACATTATTAATTTTAAAGTTAATAATGTGAAAAAAAAATATGTTATCCTTAATGAAAAAGAATATTTACGAATTGAGGGTATATATAACATAATGGTAAGCATATTAAGTTTAATTGATTTTTTAACAATTAGTTTTAAAGAAAATTGGATTTTTCCTGTTTTATTAACAACTACAGTTATGATAAATATTTTAATTTACTTCTCAAAAAAATTTGAAAAAGAACTTTTGGAAAATAAGGGGTAATCTATTGTGTACCTCTTTAGCCAATTTATCTTCATTTCTTATATAAAGACCATTCTAGTATGCAAAACAATGTATATAAATTTTATTTTCATATTGCTAATTGGAATTATAGACCTTTGATTGTCTGTTGAAATATAATAGCAATTTATCATTAAAATTTATATAAAATCATATTTCTATATTCAAGCCCACAAACCATTTCCTAACTTTTAAAGAAATTAAGTATAAATTTTAAAAAAGCTTTATCATGAATATTCTCTTATCTGATCAACCTTTATTCTATGTGTTTTGAGTAAATCCTACAGATAAAATGCATGTACAAAATAGGAAAAGATTTTCTTGTCACATTTTATAAAGAATACGGTATATGATGATTATGACGGATTAATACAATTGTGAGATGCAATATCATTGCCCAATGGTGCTTGCATAATGGATTGAACGAATTTGAAACAATACTGCATCTATTTCTGGTGAGAATGTGGTAAGTATTAAATTATTCAAAAGAATGGACTATATGTTAAATTTCTATTTATTTAGAAAAAGTAATGGCTATTTCCCCCTTACCAACTATTGCTATAAGATCAGCATTATTAATAAAACCTAAATTTATAGATTCATTTTCAGTATCGAATCTGTTATAAAATTTTTGATTACCAGTTGAGTCAACTATACTTAAACTTGTAATGCCACCATTTGCTTTAACAAGTTTAGCTGTAGCACGAAATGGGTTTGCTTCAGAAATGTCATAAATACCTTGTTTATAAACATCTGATTTAACAAGAGCTTTTGGGGTTTCTGTAAATGCAATTATTGATATTAAAAAAATTGCTAAAAATTTATTGATTTTCATACTAACACCTCACTTCAGTCTATTTTTTGTGTTTTTGATTAAAATATACATTCCATATAATATCCAGGTTAGCATTATTTTTTACAAAATTCTAAAGGATCAATACCCAAATAAGTTCAGTTTTACACTGTCAAGAACTGAGTGTTACATTTTTTTGTGTTGAACCATTCTAAAAGGCAAAAATTTTAGTTTCGTATCGTCACTATGAGTACTTTGAATTTATTAAAAGTCGTATGGGAGAGATTCATGTGTATGAGTTTATGAGAAAAAGGAACTAGGAAAAATATTTTTGAGGGTTACATACTTAATTGTTTCACTAGATAGTTGTCAGCATAGTATGTTTATATATATTAATTTAGAGCGTGGTTGTTATGGCTGAGATACAAAGAGAAGTTTCTTCTAAAGCTGACGCATTAATAGGATTATTAACTAATGTACCAAAAGAAATATTGGATGAGCTTGGATATAAATATCAAAGTCAAGATAATAATCTAGAACTTACTATCTTATATAGGGGTACTCCAGAACAAACAAAAGCATTCATTGAAGGATTAGGTGGAAAATTTCAAGATCTAGGATTTAATTTTGCTGTAGTTAATATACCTAGAGAAAAGTTAGAGCAATTATCATTAAGTAATGCAATTCAGTATATAGAACTGCCAAAGAGTCTGTATGAACAAGATCAGGAAAGTAATAGAGTCTCTTGTATTGCCCAATTAGCTCCTAACTTTGATGTTTCAGGTGAAGGAGTATTAGTTGGGTTTGTAGATTCAGGAATAGATTATACACATCCAGCATTTATGAATACTGCTGGTACGACAAGGATAGAATATATCTATGATTTAAGTACTGGTGGAAATATTTATAATAAGCAAATGATAGAGGAAGCAATAAAGTCTTCTAATCCATATTCGATAGTTCCGTCTATTGATAATACGGGACATGGAACACATGTTGCAGGAATTGCATGTGCTGGTGGTAACATAAACCCTATGTATAGAGGTGCAGCGCCTAATGCATCAATAGCGATGGTTAAAGCAGCAAGAGGAACTGCAGTTTTAAGTTCACAGATTATGCAGGGAATTAAGTTTCTACTAGATAGAAGCAAAGAACTAAATATGCCTTTAGTTATTAATATTAGCTTAAGTACAAATGATGGAGCTCACGATGGGAGTAGTCTATTAGAGCAATATATTAGAACGGTTCAAAGCCTAGAGAGAGTAGCTATTGTTATTGCAGCTGGTAATGAAGGAGATGCTGGACACCATGTTGGAGGCGAACTAACAAAAACTCAAAGGAAAATTTTTAATATTGCAAGTGAAGAGAAGTCAATTGTTATGAATTTATATAAGCCGATTTTACCTGATATATCAATTAATGTAATAAACCCAATGAGTCAAAGTAGTGGAAATATTACTATACGGGAAGGATACATTCAAGGAACTATAGGAAGTAATAGATATGATATATATGTATCAGGTCCAAAACCTTTTGAACTAAATAGTGAAATAAAAATAATACTTTCTGCTAGAACTGGATTTCTTGCTGAAGGTGTATGGGCATTGGAAATAAATGTTTTGAATGAATATTTAGGCGAATATTCAATATGGCTCCCAGTACTTGAAGGGCTTAATCCAGCGACAAAATTTTTAGAACCAAACCAATATAATACTTTAGGGATACCAGCAACAGTAGACAATATTATTGCAGTTGGGAGCTATAATTATAGAACTAACAATCTATCGTCGTTTAGCGGACGGGGAGCACAAAATAAAGGAGATTTAGTAAAACCTGATTTAGTCGCACCGGGAGAAGAGATAGTTGGACCAGTACCAAATGGAGGATATGATAGTAAAACAGGTACGTCAATGGCAGCACCGCAAGTTGCAGGAATATGTGCATTAATGATGCAGTGGGGGATAATCAAGGGAAATGATTTATACCTATTTGGGCTAAGATTGAAATATTATTTATTAAAAGGTGCTCAGAGAAGACGTACAGATGTAACGTATCCCAATCCATTATGGGGCTATGGAGAAGTATGTGCACTTAATAGTTTCAATTTACTTCAAGCTGACTTAAATTCTATTTTATCTAGGCGATATGTAAAACATAAAGAAGTGATAGTAACAAATAATACTCTTAGAAAATATAATATTATGAAAAAAAATAAAAAGAGGAAATCTATGAACAATAGAAGTAATGGAAATGGTAAATCAAACACTGGCGGATTAAAAGTTCAGTGCTTTTGGGGCAATGACTATATTCCAATTAATGGAGTTAAGATAACTGTTAGAGGAACAACAGGTTCTGAAAATGCTAATAATATTGAATTACTTACAAATGTAGCTGGATTAACTCAAGTAATAGAATTACAAGCACCACCTATAGAATATTCTTTAAATCCAAATAGTAATCAAACACCGTATAGCTCATACGATATAACTGTTGAAAAAGCTGGATTTAATCCAGTAGTAATAAGGGGATGTCAGGTATTTCCTACACGAGTTGCTTACCAAATAGTTAATTTAGAAAGCAATTTAGGAAGAGGAAGTATGAGACAGGAAGTTATAAATATACAACCACCTGTATTAAATGGAAATTATCCACCGAAAATACCAGAAGATCCTGAGAAGCCACTACCACCACCAACATCAGGAGTTGTATTACCCGAGCCTGTAGTTCCAGAATATGTTATTGTCCATCAAGGAGTTCCAGATGATCCATCAGCACCAAACTATAAAGTACAGTTTAAAGATTATATTAAAAATGTTGCTTCATGTGAAATATATTCAACTTGGGCAGAGTCAGCATTAAGAGCAAATATTTTTTGTATAATATCTTTTACATTAAATAGAATTTTTACTGAGTGGTATAGAGGGAAGGGTAAGAACTTTGATATTACAAGCTCTACAGCTTATGACCAGGCATTTAATTATGGCAGAAATATCTATGATAATATAAGTCAGATTGTAGATGAGGTTTTCTCCACCTATGTGAAAAGAACTGGAAAGAAGCAGCCTCTTTTCACCCAATACTGTGATGGAAAGAGTGTTACTTGTCCGCAATGGTTAAGCCAATGGGGAAGTCAAGAATTAGCACAACAAGGTAAAGCACCATTTGAAATATTAAAATATTATTATGGAAATGATATTGAATTAGTTACAGCTGAAAAGGTTGCTGGACGCCCAATGTCATATCCAGGATATAATTTAGTCATTGGAGAATCTGGTCCAGAAGTAAAGGCAATACAAGGTCAATTAAATAGAATAGCTAGAGATTACCCACTAATTCCCAAAGTTGCAGAAGATGGGCTCTATGGACCGAAAACTGCAAAAGCAGTAAAAACATTTCAACAAATATTTGGATTGCCACAAACAGGAATAGTTGATTATGCAACGTGGTATAAGATATCGGATGTTTATGTTGGAGTAACAAGACTTTCAGAACTTACTACTACTGAATCAAGTCGAATAGTGAGACAAAATATGTTTATACCTCCAATTATACCTGGCTTGGATAATAAAAGAGGAATTCCAAAATTTTATTATTAAATAAATTAAGATAAAAAAATATTTTTTTACGCAATTCTAAAATTGAACAAATTGTAGATAGTATAAGTTAATCATGTAAAAAATTTGAAAGGATAATCTTAATGTAATGTGTGGAGTGATTACAATCGCTACATTAAGTAGTTATTTAAAGGGAGAAACAACTACTTCTCCAGTGCCGAGCACTATCCCAATATCTCCCTCATGAAGAGTGCCTAGTTTTACAATTTCATCCGTTTCATCTAAGTGTATAAATTGCATAAGCTTACCGATACTATCAGCTGTTATTAAGGCTGCAGTGGCATTTTGAGTTATAATTTCGCAGGAACCTCATATCAATTGAACAAAGAAAGTGAATAGATACCTTGTTTATAAGTGGTTGAAATAGGGAATATTTGTTGTTCTGGAACTTCAGCAATTGGAGATGGTTGTATTTCTGCAATTATAGTAAAGGTGAATATATATTAAAAATTTCTTTATTTTCATAATATATACTCCCGTTTATTATTATTTTGTTTTTTTATTGAATATATATTCCATGTATAGCTAAATTATTCAAACTATAATTAGTTATATTGTTTTTGAAGTATTGCTTTATGCAGAGTAAATTCGTGGTATTTTTTATACGTAATACTATACTACAGCACTGTGCAGATAAATAAGAAGTTCAAAATACGATAGCGAAGCTAAATACGGCAAGGGTACACGCCCTGGATACTATAAAGGTTATAAACTACACTGTATTGCAGCAGTTAGTGATATTATAATTCCTTTATATTTTCATTTAACAACAGCCAATGTTTATGACAATCAAGTCTCAGATTTACTATATGAAGCTAAAATTTATAATCCAT
This genomic stretch from Clostridium beijerinckii harbors:
- a CDS encoding S8 family serine peptidase codes for the protein MAEIQREVSSKADALIGLLTNVPKEILDELGYKYQSQDNNLELTILYRGTPEQTKAFIEGLGGKFQDLGFNFAVVNIPREKLEQLSLSNAIQYIELPKSLYEQDQESNRVSCIAQLAPNFDVSGEGVLVGFVDSGIDYTHPAFMNTAGTTRIEYIYDLSTGGNIYNKQMIEEAIKSSNPYSIVPSIDNTGHGTHVAGIACAGGNINPMYRGAAPNASIAMVKAARGTAVLSSQIMQGIKFLLDRSKELNMPLVINISLSTNDGAHDGSSLLEQYIRTVQSLERVAIVIAAGNEGDAGHHVGGELTKTQRKIFNIASEEKSIVMNLYKPILPDISINVINPMSQSSGNITIREGYIQGTIGSNRYDIYVSGPKPFELNSEIKIILSARTGFLAEGVWALEINVLNEYLGEYSIWLPVLEGLNPATKFLEPNQYNTLGIPATVDNIIAVGSYNYRTNNLSSFSGRGAQNKGDLVKPDLVAPGEEIVGPVPNGGYDSKTGTSMAAPQVAGICALMMQWGIIKGNDLYLFGLRLKYYLLKGAQRRRTDVTYPNPLWGYGEVCALNSFNLLQADLNSILSRRYVKHKEVIVTNNTLRKYNIMKKNKKRKSMNNRSNGNGKSNTGGLKVQCFWGNDYIPINGVKITVRGTTGSENANNIELLTNVAGLTQVIELQAPPIEYSLNPNSNQTPYSSYDITVEKAGFNPVVIRGCQVFPTRVAYQIVNLESNLGRGSMRQEVINIQPPVLNGNYPPKIPEDPEKPLPPPTSGVVLPEPVVPEYVIVHQGVPDDPSAPNYKVQFKDYIKNVASCEIYSTWAESALRANIFCIISFTLNRIFTEWYRGKGKNFDITSSTAYDQAFNYGRNIYDNISQIVDEVFSTYVKRTGKKQPLFTQYCDGKSVTCPQWLSQWGSQELAQQGKAPFEILKYYYGNDIELVTAEKVAGRPMSYPGYNLVIGESGPEVKAIQGQLNRIARDYPLIPKVAEDGLYGPKTAKAVKTFQQIFGLPQTGIVDYATWYKISDVYVGVTRLSELTTTESSRIVRQNMFIPPIIPGLDNKRGIPKFYY
- a CDS encoding type II toxin-antitoxin system RelB/DinJ family antitoxin, which codes for MAQTTVNVRMDEELKKQAEALFADFGMNMTTAFTIFAKAVVRERKIPFEITASDPFYSESNMANLKKSITQLNEGKGLVEDILEVDNK
- a CDS encoding replication initiation protein, which translates into the protein MNSDISIVDEEKAEDISEVLFKSNTLIKSNINITSVEYKIFNKILYKCQIEKENDSQLRAVLTIDELSSIVKNKKENTVKALTESLEKFIKIPIRFEKQKSYVITTLINKVVVDKDTLKFNCYLDKDLYEVLMGYKELGYSPINLKMIRQANGYYTQRFYELFRVWSGHNKEVTHTIDQLKEWLMIEEGTSYDRYFNFKTKVVEPALKEINQKLNMKVSYKENKAGRSVKSLTFIVEDLEPRIYDFSKDKAINKQISIDELALELDDSSYEESLLKDKKETLDATEYLKKSGFTIADSTIHRLKLKYGEVLVYDGVSIMCNKSKQGKITAPVKYLTGILENLNNKSLNDEADDSKKLRFNNFEPRQYDYDDLERKLLGWDK